A stretch of the uncultured Desulfobacter sp. genome encodes the following:
- a CDS encoding DnaJ family domain-containing protein: protein MIPGFEAIVEERIKAAQKQGRFDNLEGKGKPLSFEDSHVPNELRMAHKILKNSGFLPPEVEIRKQMTHVRELMDHTGHASEDQAKLHKKLNYLMAKLDAVRSTGPGNTLARDQYRTSLLRKVK, encoded by the coding sequence ATGATTCCCGGATTTGAAGCCATAGTTGAAGAGCGTATCAAAGCCGCCCAGAAACAGGGCCGGTTTGACAACCTTGAAGGCAAGGGCAAGCCTTTATCCTTTGAGGATAGCCATGTGCCCAATGAACTTCGCATGGCCCATAAAATTTTAAAAAATTCAGGCTTTTTGCCCCCTGAGGTTGAAATCAGAAAACAGATGACCCATGTACGTGAACTTATGGACCACACCGGACATGCCTCTGAGGATCAGGCAAAGCTGCACAAAAAACTAAACTACCTGATGGCCAAACTTGATGCGGTCCGTTCAACCGGACCTGGTAACACTTTGGCCCGGGACCAGTACAGAACTTCACTATTGAGAAAAGTCAAATGA
- a CDS encoding diguanylate cyclase, with protein sequence MNKKNDLREISERTDIKKELQNSENRYRSLCNASFEGLVISDNGVILEANTVLSQLSGYPVSELIGMAVVDLFAREVRDDVKAKIQTGYEKIYESVGLTKAGATFPVEVQAREFLHENRRVRCAAIRDLSERYKVMDELRESETKFRAVVTGAHDAIIMIDGHAKIIFWNKAAERIFQYSEKEMMGKNPHEIITPPVSFKKFKEVYPSFQQTGKGAAIGRSIELTALKKTGEEFPIELSLSAIPIKGKWCAIAVIRDITERKKMEAELKRLATTDVLTGVDNRRSFMEKAEHEIRRAQRYGTSFAMIIMDIDFFKSINDKYGHQAGDVVLQKMAQAVKSALRQSDVFGRIGGEEFSIILMETERKTALLTAERIRSLTERLSINTGKERIHITVSIGLTFFKKGDDLSTLSKRSDEALYSAKRNGRNRVVTL encoded by the coding sequence TTGAACAAAAAAAACGACCTTAGGGAAATTTCCGAACGTACAGACATTAAAAAAGAGCTGCAGAACAGTGAAAACAGATACCGCAGCCTTTGCAACGCATCCTTCGAGGGCCTTGTGATTAGTGACAACGGCGTGATTCTCGAGGCCAATACGGTTCTCTCTCAGCTTTCAGGATATCCCGTATCGGAACTTATCGGTATGGCAGTGGTTGACCTTTTTGCGCGAGAGGTACGGGATGATGTCAAAGCCAAGATTCAGACGGGCTATGAAAAAATATATGAAAGTGTGGGCTTGACAAAAGCCGGCGCAACCTTTCCCGTTGAAGTACAAGCAAGGGAGTTTCTTCACGAAAATAGACGGGTCAGATGTGCCGCCATTCGAGATCTCTCAGAACGGTATAAAGTGATGGATGAACTGCGAGAAAGCGAAACCAAATTCCGTGCCGTTGTAACGGGAGCCCATGATGCCATCATTATGATAGACGGCCACGCAAAAATAATATTCTGGAACAAAGCGGCTGAGAGGATTTTCCAATATTCAGAAAAAGAGATGATGGGGAAAAATCCCCATGAAATAATAACGCCCCCAGTGTCTTTTAAAAAATTTAAAGAAGTGTATCCCTCTTTCCAGCAAACAGGGAAAGGTGCCGCAATCGGCAGGTCTATAGAACTGACGGCCCTAAAAAAAACAGGAGAAGAATTCCCGATTGAGCTCTCCCTGTCAGCCATCCCAATAAAGGGGAAATGGTGTGCCATCGCAGTTATCAGGGACATTACCGAACGAAAAAAAATGGAGGCCGAACTGAAGCGGTTGGCCACCACAGACGTATTAACCGGTGTGGATAACCGGCGCAGCTTTATGGAAAAAGCAGAACATGAAATAAGGCGAGCTCAGCGCTATGGAACTTCGTTTGCCATGATTATCATGGATATCGATTTTTTCAAGTCTATCAATGATAAGTACGGCCACCAGGCAGGAGATGTTGTTTTACAAAAAATGGCTCAGGCAGTTAAATCCGCTTTAAGGCAGAGTGATGTCTTCGGCCGTATCGGCGGGGAGGAATTTTCAATCATTCTGATGGAGACCGAGCGAAAAACGGCTCTACTGACGGCGGAACGGATACGATCCTTAACAGAAAGACTAAGTATTAACACAGGCAAAGAACGTATTCATATCACTGTCAGCATAGGGTTAACATTTTTCAAAAAAGGTGATGATCTCTCAACACTTAGTAAACGTTCGGACGAAGCGCTCTACTCAGCGAAAAGAAACGGCCGGAATCGTGTAGTTACGCTTTAG
- a CDS encoding PAS domain S-box protein, whose protein sequence is MFLKIERQVKKENAVVGVAFILWGAHKIDYPFLRPVVWFAPWGYLLGAVLEFVIALGMLMAYFQKTRDKLKRNEEKYRRLTDNATDMIYRMSLPDGEYEYVSPASKKIFGLAPEIWYSNPILIQDIIHPDFHGYFKEKWARLLKGKIDASYEYKVIYKGKGAKWIHQRNVGIRNAKEELIAIEGIVTDVTERKAVEDSLRESEARFKALHNASFGGITIHDKGVIIDCNQGLSDMTGYSIDELTGMDGLQLIAEPSRSMVMDKILSGYEKPYEAVGLRKNGEQFPMRLEARNIPYKGQELRTVEFRDITEQKKAEQDKEELQGQLIQAQKMESVGRLAGGVAHDFNNMLSIILGNIELVQDDIDPDSRLFSNICEVKKAALRSADLTRQLLAFARKQTVSPKILNPNHAIDGMLKMLKRLIGEDIDLLWYPKQHLWSVKIDPSQIDQILANLCVNARDAIKDVGKITIETDNILLDRDYCRQHKGFRPGEFVLINVSDNGCGMDKETLNKLFEPFFTTKRIGEGTGLGLATVYGIIKQNNGFINVYSEPGQGTTFKLYIPRHEKLQYEEPAVAKEKSQKGVETILLVEDEKAILQMVKKMLERLGYTVLAANTPEQAMQIANSSKINIDLLITDVVMPSMNGRELTQKILKAVPNVKCLYMSGYTRNVIAHRGILGRGMNFINKPFSRMDISLKIREILDEKKS, encoded by the coding sequence TTGTTTTTAAAAATAGAACGTCAGGTAAAAAAAGAAAACGCAGTTGTTGGTGTTGCATTTATTCTCTGGGGGGCTCATAAAATAGACTATCCTTTTTTAAGACCCGTTGTCTGGTTTGCGCCTTGGGGGTATCTTTTGGGAGCCGTTCTTGAATTTGTTATCGCTTTGGGAATGTTGATGGCATATTTTCAGAAAACCCGAGATAAATTAAAAAGAAATGAAGAAAAATACCGTCGATTAACGGATAATGCAACGGATATGATCTATCGAATGTCGTTACCCGATGGGGAATATGAGTATGTCAGTCCTGCCTCAAAAAAGATATTTGGATTAGCCCCCGAAATTTGGTATTCGAATCCGATTCTGATTCAAGATATTATCCATCCTGATTTTCATGGGTATTTTAAAGAAAAATGGGCACGCCTTCTGAAAGGAAAGATAGATGCCAGTTACGAGTATAAGGTGATTTATAAAGGGAAGGGAGCAAAGTGGATTCACCAGCGGAACGTCGGTATTCGAAATGCAAAGGAGGAATTGATTGCCATTGAGGGTATTGTGACAGATGTCACAGAACGCAAAGCTGTTGAAGATTCTCTACGTGAAAGCGAAGCCCGGTTCAAGGCCCTGCACAATGCTTCTTTTGGCGGCATAACTATTCATGATAAAGGCGTTATCATAGATTGTAACCAGGGCCTGTCGGACATGACCGGGTATTCGATTGACGAACTGACTGGAATGGATGGCTTGCAACTTATTGCCGAGCCATCAAGATCCATGGTCATGGATAAAATACTATCAGGCTATGAAAAACCATATGAGGCTGTCGGATTACGCAAAAACGGTGAGCAATTTCCAATGCGATTGGAAGCAAGGAATATTCCCTATAAAGGTCAAGAACTCAGGACGGTTGAATTTAGAGACATTACAGAACAAAAAAAGGCAGAGCAGGATAAAGAAGAACTCCAGGGGCAACTGATCCAGGCCCAGAAGATGGAATCGGTGGGCAGACTGGCCGGCGGTGTGGCCCATGATTTTAATAATATGCTTAGTATTATTCTTGGCAATATTGAATTAGTGCAGGACGATATTGACCCGGACAGCCGTTTGTTTTCAAATATTTGTGAAGTCAAAAAAGCAGCTTTGCGCTCAGCCGACCTTACCCGCCAATTGCTTGCCTTTGCCAGAAAGCAAACGGTTTCTCCGAAAATACTTAACCCGAACCATGCAATCGACGGCATGCTCAAGATGCTTAAAAGATTGATCGGAGAAGATATCGATCTGTTATGGTACCCTAAACAACATTTATGGTCGGTTAAGATAGATCCCTCTCAAATCGATCAGATCCTGGCCAATCTGTGCGTCAATGCCAGGGATGCAATAAAAGATGTCGGCAAAATTACCATTGAAACCGACAACATCCTTTTGGATCGTGATTATTGCAGGCAGCACAAGGGGTTTAGGCCTGGAGAGTTTGTTCTTATCAATGTCAGCGACAATGGTTGCGGTATGGATAAGGAAACACTCAACAAATTGTTTGAGCCCTTTTTTACAACCAAGAGAATAGGAGAAGGAACCGGCTTGGGGTTGGCAACCGTATACGGGATTATCAAACAAAACAATGGATTTATAAACGTATACAGCGAACCTGGACAAGGGACAACCTTTAAATTATACATACCGCGACATGAGAAATTACAGTATGAGGAACCTGCCGTTGCCAAAGAAAAATCACAAAAAGGTGTTGAGACAATACTTTTGGTTGAAGATGAAAAAGCAATCCTTCAGATGGTAAAAAAAATGCTGGAGCGACTTGGGTATACGGTTTTGGCGGCAAATACACCGGAACAAGCCATGCAGATTGCAAATTCTTCTAAAATCAATATTGATTTGCTGATCACTGATGTTGTGATGCCGTCAATGAATGGACGTGAGTTGACCCAAAAAATTTTGAAAGCGGTTCCAAATGTAAAATGCCTGTATATGTCAGGATATACGCGTAATGTGATTGCCCATAGGGGAATATTGGGCAGAGGAATGAATTTTATCAACAAACCATTCTCAAGGATGGATATCTCTTTAAAAATAAGAGAAATTCTTGATGAAAAAAAGAGTTAA
- a CDS encoding L-threonylcarbamoyladenylate synthase, whose protein sequence is MSQNKTIWVDKFHLDSDIINQVAGILNTGGLVIFPATFLYGVAANALSTDAVEKVFQLKQRPRNNPILVLIKNTDQLGGLVKNIPDNAQRLMDNFWPGGLTLVFNAANTVCRKLTAGSSKIGIRLPGHPVASALVNSVDFPVTGTSANLSGRPGCTQTDMLSPEIVEKTDLILNAGPVQGGAGSTVVDVTCTPPKILREGAVPATDIYACLKNRSLPILPS, encoded by the coding sequence ATGTCCCAAAACAAAACCATCTGGGTGGACAAATTCCACCTGGATTCCGACATTATCAATCAGGTCGCCGGTATTCTCAATACCGGCGGCCTGGTGATTTTTCCTGCGACCTTCCTCTACGGAGTGGCGGCCAATGCCCTGTCCACCGATGCCGTGGAAAAGGTATTCCAACTCAAACAACGACCTCGCAACAACCCGATTCTGGTACTGATAAAAAACACAGACCAGCTTGGCGGCCTCGTCAAAAATATCCCGGATAATGCCCAAAGACTCATGGACAATTTTTGGCCAGGCGGCCTGACCCTGGTATTTAATGCGGCAAACACCGTCTGCCGCAAACTTACCGCAGGAAGCAGTAAAATCGGCATTCGTCTGCCTGGACATCCGGTAGCCAGTGCTTTGGTGAACAGCGTTGATTTTCCTGTCACCGGCACCAGCGCCAATCTGTCCGGCCGGCCCGGGTGCACCCAAACAGATATGCTGAGCCCTGAAATTGTAGAAAAAACAGACCTGATTCTGAATGCAGGCCCGGTTCAAGGCGGTGCCGGTTCAACGGTTGTTGATGTAACCTGCACACCGCCCAAAATCCTGCGCGAAGGCGCAGTCCCTGCCACAGACATTTACGCCTGCCTCAAAAATCGGTCGCTACCGATTTTGCCCTCTTAA
- the purD gene encoding phosphoribosylamine--glycine ligase: MKILVVGSGGREHTLVWKIAESPLVDKIYCAPGNAGTATLAENVNIGAEDIDALATFAQENQIDLTVVGPEGPLVAGIADVFEKKGLAVFGPSGAAAQLEGSKVFSKNHMLKYGIPCAAGKAFTDPGRAKLYAKALGAPCVVKADGLAAGKGVIVCTTLEEANTAIDDMLEGNKFGDAGAVVVVEECLKGEEASFIVFTDGNTVLALPESQDHKRIFDDDKGPNTGGMGAYSPAPVLDHLLRTKAMEEVMIPAVKGMAKEGTPFKGVLYAGLMVDKDNIKVLEFNTRLGDPETQPILMRLQNDIVPLMEACCNGTLHNHKIKIDPRAAMCVVIAAGGYPGSYEKGHEITGLDQANEVKDTVVFHAGTAMDNGKIVTSGGRVLGVTSLGNTVEDAINTAYEACAKIDFKDCFKRKDIGAKALKRMAIPPQVGVIMGSDSDFPVMQKALIMLKKFDIPYYVTVASAHRTPEKAVQLATQAREQGVKVLICGAGHAAHLAGVIAAHTTLPVLGVPIDSSALQGMDALLATVQMPPGIPVSTMAIGKSGAQNAGITAAQIIGVSDPSVAEKLAAFKKEMASKVEQKAASFA; encoded by the coding sequence ATGAAAATCCTTGTAGTCGGCAGCGGCGGCCGGGAACACACCCTGGTTTGGAAAATTGCCGAAAGCCCTCTAGTTGATAAAATATACTGTGCCCCGGGAAATGCAGGTACTGCAACCCTGGCTGAAAATGTCAATATCGGTGCTGAAGATATTGATGCCCTGGCAACTTTTGCCCAAGAAAACCAAATAGATTTAACTGTTGTGGGGCCTGAAGGACCTTTGGTGGCAGGCATTGCAGATGTTTTTGAAAAAAAAGGGCTGGCCGTATTCGGTCCGTCCGGTGCCGCAGCACAGCTTGAAGGATCCAAGGTTTTTTCAAAAAACCATATGCTCAAGTACGGCATTCCCTGCGCCGCAGGCAAAGCCTTTACCGATCCTGGTCGGGCCAAGCTTTATGCAAAAGCCCTGGGTGCACCCTGCGTGGTTAAGGCGGACGGACTGGCCGCCGGAAAGGGGGTCATTGTCTGCACAACCCTTGAAGAGGCAAACACCGCCATTGACGACATGCTGGAAGGCAACAAATTCGGCGATGCCGGCGCCGTGGTCGTTGTGGAAGAGTGTCTTAAAGGCGAAGAAGCCTCCTTCATTGTATTTACCGACGGCAACACCGTGCTTGCCCTGCCCGAATCTCAGGATCACAAACGGATATTTGATGATGACAAAGGCCCCAATACCGGCGGCATGGGCGCATATTCGCCTGCGCCTGTTTTGGATCATCTGCTGCGCACAAAAGCCATGGAAGAGGTGATGATCCCGGCGGTCAAAGGCATGGCCAAGGAAGGCACGCCCTTCAAAGGGGTACTCTACGCCGGATTAATGGTGGACAAGGACAATATCAAGGTACTGGAATTCAACACCCGCCTTGGGGACCCTGAAACTCAGCCCATTCTCATGCGGCTGCAAAACGATATCGTTCCCTTGATGGAAGCCTGCTGCAACGGAACCCTGCACAACCATAAAATCAAAATTGATCCCCGGGCTGCCATGTGTGTGGTCATTGCTGCCGGCGGATATCCGGGATCTTATGAAAAGGGCCATGAAATAACAGGGCTGGATCAGGCCAATGAAGTTAAGGATACCGTGGTGTTTCATGCCGGTACAGCCATGGACAACGGCAAAATTGTCACATCCGGCGGCCGGGTGCTTGGGGTGACATCCCTGGGGAATACGGTTGAAGACGCCATCAATACGGCCTATGAAGCCTGTGCAAAAATTGATTTCAAAGATTGCTTTAAAAGAAAAGATATTGGCGCCAAGGCATTGAAACGCATGGCTATCCCGCCCCAGGTGGGTGTAATCATGGGTTCCGACTCGGATTTTCCGGTGATGCAAAAAGCGCTTATCATGCTAAAAAAATTCGACATCCCCTACTATGTCACAGTGGCGTCCGCCCACAGAACCCCTGAAAAGGCGGTGCAGCTGGCAACCCAGGCCCGGGAACAGGGGGTCAAGGTGCTCATTTGCGGTGCAGGACATGCGGCACATCTGGCCGGTGTTATTGCTGCCCACACTACCCTGCCCGTTCTTGGGGTACCCATTGACTCCAGTGCCCTTCAAGGCATGGATGCGCTCCTGGCAACGGTGCAGATGCCCCCCGGCATACCGGTTTCCACGATGGCGATCGGCAAATCCGGTGCCCAGAATGCCGGCATCACAGCTGCCCAGATCATTGGTGTGTCTGACCCATCAGTAGCAGAAAAACTGGCTGCATTTAAAAAGGAAATGGCAAGCAAGGTGGAACAAAAAGCCGCATCTTTTGCCTGA
- the fusA gene encoding elongation factor G: protein MSKPKNISKIRNIGIMAHIDAGKTTVTERILYYTGRSHKIGEVHDGEATMDWMQDEQDRGITITSAVTYCQWKQANIQIIDTPGHVDFTVEVERALRVLDGAIGVFCAVGGVEPQSETVWRQADRYNVPRMAFINKMDRTGADFFAACDSIKEKLSANPVMIQIPIGAEDRFQGVIDLLNMEQIAWNDETLGAEYTAGPIEDEFLELAEEYRDKLLEAVSELDDDIMEKYLGEEEISVDELRAAIRAATIRRDMVPVLCGSALRNKGVQPLLDAIDYYLPSPKDVPPVKGEHPETEEILEFKPEKNGPLAALIFKVSMIEGRKLSFARIYSGKIASGGDVFNPALKRKEKLSRILRMHANKRERLDEASAGDIVGIVGLKSSVTGDTLCNPEHPVLLEKMEYAQPVISIAIEPKTHADQEKLDDVMEKFMIEDPTLKVSKDEETGQTILSGMGELHLEIIISRMLKEFNTNVNVGKPQVVYREIITAPATGQAVFEREIQGKSHYANVTVELKPLSRGEGVTFKSLVPEEKIAPQYIPNIETGIRESLDGGFLKGYPIVDVEIVLADGFSEEGKTSELSFGVCAAMAVKEALKNAKMTLLEPIMAVEVFVPDANMGDAIADLNARGGKVESITPKSDIQVIKAVVPLSKMFGYSTALRSATQGRGTFTMQFKSFDTV from the coding sequence ATGAGTAAGCCAAAAAATATATCAAAAATCAGGAACATCGGGATCATGGCCCACATTGATGCGGGCAAGACCACGGTGACAGAGCGCATTCTCTATTACACGGGAAGATCCCATAAGATAGGCGAAGTTCATGACGGCGAAGCCACCATGGACTGGATGCAGGATGAACAGGACCGGGGGATTACCATTACTTCGGCCGTAACCTACTGCCAGTGGAAACAGGCCAATATTCAAATCATCGACACCCCGGGCCATGTGGATTTCACCGTGGAGGTGGAACGAGCGTTGCGGGTTTTGGACGGGGCGATTGGTGTGTTTTGCGCCGTGGGTGGGGTAGAGCCCCAGTCCGAAACGGTTTGGCGTCAGGCCGATCGGTATAATGTTCCTAGAATGGCCTTTATTAATAAAATGGACCGTACCGGTGCTGATTTTTTTGCCGCTTGTGATTCCATCAAAGAAAAATTGTCTGCCAATCCGGTAATGATACAGATCCCCATTGGGGCCGAGGACCGTTTCCAGGGCGTTATTGATCTTTTGAATATGGAGCAGATTGCCTGGAATGATGAAACCTTAGGTGCCGAATACACAGCCGGCCCCATTGAAGATGAATTTTTGGAGTTGGCCGAAGAATATCGGGATAAACTGCTTGAAGCGGTGTCCGAACTTGATGATGACATCATGGAAAAGTATCTGGGTGAAGAAGAGATCTCTGTGGATGAGCTTCGGGCTGCCATCCGGGCGGCGACCATCCGTCGGGATATGGTGCCTGTGCTTTGCGGATCCGCCCTGAGAAACAAAGGGGTGCAGCCGCTTCTGGATGCCATTGATTATTACCTGCCAAGTCCCAAGGACGTCCCGCCGGTGAAAGGCGAGCATCCTGAAACCGAGGAGATCCTTGAATTCAAGCCGGAGAAAAATGGTCCGCTGGCGGCATTGATTTTTAAAGTCTCCATGATCGAAGGCCGTAAACTCTCCTTTGCCCGGATTTATTCGGGAAAAATTGCTTCGGGGGGGGATGTGTTTAACCCGGCCCTGAAACGCAAAGAAAAATTATCCAGAATTTTACGGATGCACGCCAACAAACGTGAGCGCCTGGATGAAGCCTCGGCCGGTGATATCGTCGGCATTGTGGGGCTTAAAAGTTCGGTGACCGGCGATACCCTTTGCAATCCGGAACATCCGGTTCTGCTGGAAAAGATGGAATATGCACAGCCGGTGATTTCCATTGCCATTGAGCCCAAGACCCATGCTGACCAGGAAAAGCTTGATGATGTAATGGAAAAATTCATGATCGAGGACCCCACCCTTAAGGTGAGTAAGGATGAAGAGACCGGCCAGACCATTTTGTCTGGTATGGGCGAACTTCATCTTGAAATAATTATTTCAAGGATGCTTAAAGAGTTCAACACCAATGTAAATGTGGGCAAACCCCAGGTTGTTTACCGGGAAATAATTACAGCCCCTGCAACCGGTCAGGCTGTATTTGAGCGGGAGATCCAGGGAAAATCCCATTATGCTAACGTCACGGTGGAACTTAAACCTTTAAGTCGGGGTGAAGGGGTTACCTTTAAATCCCTCGTACCGGAAGAAAAGATTGCACCCCAGTATATTCCAAATATTGAAACCGGGATTAGGGAAAGTCTGGATGGCGGATTTCTCAAAGGATATCCCATCGTAGATGTTGAGATTGTTCTGGCTGACGGATTCAGTGAAGAAGGAAAAACTTCAGAATTGAGTTTCGGGGTCTGTGCGGCCATGGCTGTAAAAGAGGCCTTGAAAAATGCGAAAATGACCTTGCTTGAACCCATCATGGCTGTAGAGGTATTTGTACCGGATGCGAATATGGGCGATGCCATTGCAGATCTTAACGCCAGGGGGGGCAAGGTGGAATCCATAACTCCGAAATCAGACATCCAGGTCATCAAAGCTGTGGTCCCTTTGTCAAAGATGTTTGGTTATTCCACCGCCCTACGTTCAGCCACCCAAGGTCGCGGCACCTTTACCATGCAGTTTAAGAGTTTTGATACCGTGTGA
- a CDS encoding SHOCT domain-containing protein, whose product MSIRKKDKDGVFKNIFVAYFILLLHVFLLAGIGLTALLFRGIYHYLPWIMGGIAILVLSIVWFIYARMRATSSSLSQILGTPEFQDRAVEIRLLGGLASFEIKAKEPALLPNHTGVPPYSDAQLIESASDQAERRLLELNGLYEKDLISKEEFEKVRQRIIQG is encoded by the coding sequence ATGAGTATACGCAAAAAAGACAAAGACGGAGTATTCAAAAACATTTTTGTTGCCTATTTTATACTACTGCTTCACGTATTTCTTCTGGCCGGCATCGGCCTCACCGCACTGCTGTTCAGGGGCATTTATCACTACCTTCCATGGATCATGGGCGGCATTGCCATCCTGGTACTTTCCATTGTTTGGTTCATCTATGCCAGAATGAGAGCGACCTCTTCCTCCCTAAGCCAGATACTGGGCACCCCGGAATTTCAGGATCGGGCTGTTGAAATAAGACTGCTTGGCGGTCTTGCATCCTTTGAAATAAAAGCCAAAGAGCCGGCTCTGCTGCCCAACCACACCGGCGTCCCCCCCTATTCTGACGCACAGCTCATCGAAAGTGCAAGTGACCAAGCCGAACGCAGATTGCTGGAACTTAACGGGCTTTATGAAAAGGATCTGATCTCCAAAGAAGAGTTTGAAAAAGTGCGTCAGAGGATCATCCAGGGCTGA
- a CDS encoding iron-containing alcohol dehydrogenase, which translates to MLLNFSFYNPTKIYFGKNSLDKFVRFGTEIWGVSAEGKTKQVIAEEGINAMENFLKECGIVTNLKDLGATKEMLPKIAESAVITGRGYKKLNRDEILKILEACF; encoded by the coding sequence ATGTTACTGAATTTTTCATTTTACAATCCGACAAAAATTTATTTTGGAAAAAATTCTCTGGATAAATTTGTCCGGTTTGGCACTGAGATTTGGGGCGTTTCCGCCGAAGGGAAAACCAAGCAGGTTATTGCAGAAGAAGGTATAAATGCCATGGAGAATTTTTTGAAAGAATGCGGCATCGTCACCAACCTTAAAGACCTGGGCGCCACAAAAGAGATGCTTCCCAAAATCGCCGAATCTGCGGTTATAACAGGACGCGGATATAAAAAATTGAATAGGGATGAGATCCTCAAGATTCTGGAAGCGTGCTTTTAG
- a CDS encoding D-alanine--D-alanine ligase, whose protein sequence is MKKIRLALLSGGVSTERDVSLNSGNQVFEALDKTKYDIKRYDPKFDLAKLVTDAPDIDAALIILHGPFGEDGTVQGLLDLLNIPYQGAGVLGSAVAMNKLIAKRLYRQAGIPTPDYLSICTHAPDPDPEKLKALGPPIVVKPVCAGSSVGMSIVSDYKDLSQAIEKGFQNDDTLILEQYIKGTELTCGVLGNQDLEALPVIEIVPGDGHEFFDYQAKYVAGETNEICPARIDEQTTRQVQKLAIEAHNALFLKGYSRTDMLLLDGKLQVLETNTIPGMTATSLYPQSAAKAGYEFGVLMDKLIELAIEENKRTNLRRAQ, encoded by the coding sequence ATGAAAAAAATCAGGCTGGCCCTGTTATCGGGCGGGGTGTCCACAGAGCGGGACGTGTCTCTAAACAGCGGGAATCAGGTATTTGAGGCACTTGATAAAACAAAATATGACATCAAACGATATGACCCTAAATTTGATCTGGCAAAACTTGTCACAGATGCACCGGATATTGATGCGGCCCTGATTATTCTCCATGGGCCCTTTGGGGAAGATGGTACGGTTCAGGGGCTTTTAGATCTGTTAAACATCCCATATCAGGGCGCAGGTGTTTTGGGATCTGCCGTCGCCATGAACAAACTGATCGCCAAAAGACTTTACCGCCAGGCAGGCATTCCGACGCCTGACTATTTATCCATTTGTACCCATGCACCGGATCCTGATCCTGAAAAGTTAAAGGCGCTTGGCCCTCCCATTGTGGTCAAACCGGTCTGCGCCGGTTCTTCGGTGGGTATGAGCATCGTATCTGATTACAAAGACCTGTCACAAGCCATTGAAAAAGGGTTTCAAAACGATGATACGTTGATCCTCGAACAATATATCAAGGGCACGGAACTGACCTGCGGTGTATTAGGTAACCAAGACCTTGAGGCCCTGCCTGTTATTGAAATAGTTCCAGGCGACGGCCATGAATTTTTTGATTACCAGGCCAAATACGTGGCTGGTGAAACCAATGAAATCTGTCCGGCCCGCATTGATGAACAGACCACACGGCAGGTACAAAAATTAGCTATTGAAGCTCACAACGCCCTGTTTCTCAAAGGTTATTCCAGAACAGACATGCTGCTTTTGGACGGCAAACTGCAAGTTTTGGAAACCAACACCATCCCCGGCATGACAGCCACCAGTCTCTATCCCCAGTCCGCAGCCAAGGCGGGCTATGAATTTGGCGTCCTAATGGACAAACTTATTGAACTTGCCATAGAAGAAAATAAAAGAACGAATTTAAGGAGAGCCCAATGA